In Dyadobacter sp. CECT 9275, the following proteins share a genomic window:
- a CDS encoding RNA polymerase sigma factor encodes MLDIELWNEFRGGCQEAFQRLYQLYARDLLNYGYKVTGNTQLIEDSIHDLFIELWQQRNNLGETDSIKFYLFRSLRNRINHSQRKDLFYNTTDLNNAWGSPDDFLIESHLIEAEEKEILLQQLRSSYGLLSPRQQQALNLRFYMHFSNEEIARIMGINYQSACKFIYSGLKSLREAVRILSILLVFGEI; translated from the coding sequence ATGTTGGATATTGAACTTTGGAATGAATTTCGCGGCGGGTGCCAGGAAGCTTTTCAGCGGCTCTATCAGCTTTATGCGCGTGACCTGCTGAATTATGGATACAAGGTAACCGGTAATACTCAGCTCATCGAGGATAGTATTCATGACCTCTTCATAGAATTGTGGCAGCAGCGTAATAACCTGGGTGAAACCGATTCAATTAAATTCTATCTGTTTCGTTCGCTGCGTAATAGAATAAACCACAGTCAGCGCAAAGACCTTTTTTACAATACCACCGACCTTAACAACGCCTGGGGGAGCCCCGATGATTTTTTGATCGAAAGCCATCTGATCGAAGCAGAAGAGAAGGAAATACTCCTGCAACAGCTTCGCAGCAGTTACGGGCTGCTAAGCCCAAGACAGCAGCAAGCGCTCAATCTGAGGTTTTATATGCATTTCAGTAATGAGGAGATTGCGCGGATCATGGGTATTAATTACCAGTCTGCCTGCAAGTTTATCTATTCAGGATTGAAATCCCTGCGTGAGGCAGTAAGAATATTAAGCATCCTGCTCGTGTTCGGGGAAATCTGA
- a CDS encoding type II toxin-antitoxin system RelE family toxin, producing MRYKVIVTSKVLKYIKKLSARDYKIVANALEGLAADPYAGDVKKMKAYDHTFRKRAGNYRIIYEINGDILLVDVLDIGDRKNIYE from the coding sequence ATGAGGTATAAGGTAATCGTTACCTCAAAAGTTCTGAAGTACATAAAAAAGCTGTCGGCACGTGATTACAAAATTGTTGCCAATGCACTCGAAGGACTGGCGGCTGATCCCTACGCAGGCGATGTCAAAAAAATGAAAGCCTACGACCACACATTTCGAAAGCGAGCCGGCAATTATCGGATTATTTATGAGATAAATGGCGATATACTATTAGTAGATGTGCTGGACATCGGTGACCGGAAGAACATATATGAATAG
- a CDS encoding DUF7149 domain-containing protein, protein MIKLILQTPKQTLNKAFLKQRPLRKEIDLFKENWIKLLGKVDEIEREENQKNNIRDFWGDEHDPAFEDAH, encoded by the coding sequence GTGATCAAGTTAATCCTCCAAACCCCGAAGCAAACACTCAACAAGGCTTTCCTGAAACAGCGGCCACTTCGAAAGGAGATTGACCTCTTTAAGGAGAACTGGATCAAGTTGTTGGGGAAGGTGGATGAAATAGAACGTGAGGAGAACCAGAAGAACAACATCCGTGATTTTTGGGGCGACGAGCATGACCCAGCGTTTGAGGACGCTCATTGA